The Thermococcus thermotolerans genome contains a region encoding:
- a CDS encoding ASCH domain-containing protein, giving the protein MRVYHLRVRGEYLDYIKSGEKRIEVRVAYPALRGIKPGDKLIFNDSIPAVVTGVKRYETFRQVLREEPIKKIFPDEPSFERAVKRFHGMYPKWKENRYGVIAIKFRLLGEGR; this is encoded by the coding sequence ATGAGGGTCTATCACCTGAGGGTTCGCGGGGAATATCTGGACTACATAAAGTCCGGGGAAAAGAGGATAGAGGTCAGGGTTGCCTATCCTGCCCTTAGGGGCATAAAGCCCGGGGACAAGCTCATATTCAACGATTCAATTCCTGCCGTAGTCACTGGGGTCAAGCGCTACGAGACCTTCCGGCAGGTTCTGAGGGAAGAACCAATAAAGAAGATATTTCCGGACGAACCGAGCTTTGAAAGGGCCGTTAAGAGATTTCACGGCATGTATCCGAAGTGGAAGGAGAACCGCTACGGGGTTATAGCGATAAAGTTCAGGCTCCTCGGTGAGGGGAGATGA
- a CDS encoding GNAT family N-acetyltransferase: MRIREIMTETERHACLEIVRGLPEWFNEAGLRAMGRDLREETTFVAVERGEVLGFITIKPLNEKAVEILWMAVKREHRGKGIGTEMLRFVEEWARGRGFELLIVKSSGDLTYKPYDGTRRFYERRGFARIALIDPYPQWGEPALIYAKCLKRK; this comes from the coding sequence GTGAGAATTCGAGAGATTATGACTGAAACGGAAAGGCATGCCTGCCTCGAAATAGTTCGCGGTCTTCCCGAGTGGTTCAACGAGGCCGGCCTCAGGGCTATGGGGCGGGATTTGAGAGAGGAAACGACCTTCGTTGCCGTTGAAAGGGGAGAGGTTCTCGGCTTCATTACCATCAAACCGCTCAACGAAAAGGCCGTTGAAATCCTCTGGATGGCCGTGAAGAGGGAGCACCGGGGGAAAGGAATCGGGACGGAAATGCTCCGGTTCGTCGAGGAGTGGGCGAGGGGGAGGGGCTTTGAACTCCTCATCGTCAAGAGCTCGGGCGATTTAACCTATAAACCCTACGACGGGACGAGGCGCTTCTACGAGCGGAGGGGCTTCGCAAGAATCGCGCTGATAGACCCGTATCCCCAATGGGGCGAGCCGGCGCTGATCTACGCCAAATGCCTGAAAAGGAAGTAG
- a CDS encoding TIGR02253 family HAD-type hydrolase, with product MKAVFFDFVGTLITKEGENVTHQNIVREVLRKAGREDLDYMRLWEEYEAESSAMFKELAGKPYVKIRDVDTEAMRRVAGRYGFTVPDDFWEMSIAIHERYGQLFPDAVETVKALKELGLHVGIITDSDNDYIEAHLKALGIYDLFDSMTTSEDAGFYKPHEMPFRLALERAGVEAGEAIYVGDNPAKDCVGARKVGMMSVLLDPNGAKRGLWGDCDFVVSKLGEVVEIVKGLMESESSGQ from the coding sequence ATGAAGGCGGTCTTCTTCGATTTCGTAGGCACGCTCATAACGAAGGAAGGCGAAAACGTTACCCATCAGAACATCGTGAGGGAGGTCCTCAGAAAGGCCGGGAGGGAAGACCTCGATTACATGAGGCTCTGGGAGGAGTACGAGGCCGAAAGCTCCGCGATGTTCAAGGAGCTCGCCGGCAAGCCCTACGTCAAAATCCGGGACGTTGACACCGAGGCCATGCGGAGGGTGGCCGGGCGCTACGGTTTCACCGTTCCCGACGACTTCTGGGAGATGAGCATCGCCATACACGAGCGCTATGGTCAGCTCTTTCCCGATGCCGTTGAGACGGTTAAGGCCCTTAAAGAGCTCGGTCTCCACGTCGGAATCATAACTGACTCGGACAACGACTACATCGAGGCCCACCTGAAGGCACTTGGTATCTACGACCTGTTCGATTCCATGACTACCAGCGAGGATGCGGGCTTCTACAAGCCCCATGAGATGCCATTCAGGCTCGCCCTCGAAAGGGCGGGCGTTGAAGCGGGCGAAGCCATCTACGTCGGCGACAACCCGGCCAAAGACTGCGTTGGGGCCAGGAAGGTCGGTATGATGAGCGTTCTCCTCGACCCGAATGGCGCGAAGAGGGGACTGTGGGGGGACTGCGACTTCGTGGTTTCAAAGCTGGGCGAGGTCGTTGAAATTGTGAAAGGTCTGATGGAAAGTGAGTCATCCGGACAATAA
- a CDS encoding class III signal peptide-containing protein, whose product MRRAQGALEYLFMLAAVLILVTIAARVVLNSTRNLNEAISNYTTQVRKQILEDL is encoded by the coding sequence ATGAGACGAGCCCAGGGAGCCCTTGAGTACCTCTTCATGCTGGCGGCGGTTCTCATCCTGGTGACCATAGCAGCCAGGGTTGTCCTCAACAGCACGAGAAACCTCAACGAGGCGATATCAAACTACACGACCCAGGTAAGGAAACAGATTCTCGAAGACCTATGA
- a CDS encoding nicotinamide-nucleotide adenylyltransferase: MVKRGLFVGRFQPVHNGHIKALEFVFSQVDEVIIGIGSAQASHTLKNPFTTSERMEMLIRALDEAGMDKRYYLIPLPDINFNAIWATYVVSMVPRFDVVFTGNSLVAQLFREKGYEVIVQPMFRKDILSATEIRKRMVEGQPWEELVPKSVAEFIREIKGCERIKMLATNLEKNEKELQAPIRIPEF; the protein is encoded by the coding sequence ATGGTCAAACGCGGTCTCTTCGTCGGTCGATTCCAGCCGGTTCACAACGGCCACATAAAGGCGCTCGAATTCGTTTTTTCGCAGGTTGATGAGGTAATCATAGGCATCGGAAGCGCCCAGGCGAGCCATACGCTGAAGAACCCCTTCACGACGAGCGAAAGGATGGAGATGCTGATTCGTGCCCTTGACGAGGCCGGCATGGACAAGCGCTACTATCTCATTCCACTCCCGGACATAAACTTCAACGCGATCTGGGCGACCTATGTAGTGAGCATGGTTCCGCGCTTTGACGTCGTCTTCACTGGCAACTCCCTCGTCGCCCAGCTCTTCCGCGAGAAGGGCTATGAAGTCATCGTCCAGCCGATGTTCAGGAAGGACATCCTCTCGGCGACCGAGATAAGGAAGCGCATGGTCGAGGGGCAGCCATGGGAGGAGCTAGTGCCCAAGAGCGTGGCCGAGTTTATCAGGGAGATAAAGGGCTGCGAAAGGATAAAGATGCTCGCGACCAACCTTGAGAAGAACGAGAAGGAGCTGCAGGCGCCGATAAGGATTCCGGAGTTCTGA
- a CDS encoding SAM hydrolase/SAM-dependent halogenase family protein, which produces MITLTTDFGLRGPYVGEMKAAMLRLNPEAVMVDVSHSITRHSVLEGSFVMEQVVKYSPEGTVHVGVIDPGVGTERRAVIIEGEQFLVVPDNGLATLPLKHIKARKAWEIDFEKVKRFTKWEISSTFHGRDVFGPVGALLDAWVEPEKLGKEIPLESLIRLDIEPRREDDLWLLKVIYVDDFGNVILNLEGYERPREVELVDLGLKIPYLDTYGQVKPGELLALPGSHDYLEIAINQGSAAERLGLKVGDVVRVRLI; this is translated from the coding sequence ATGATAACGCTGACGACTGACTTCGGCCTTAGGGGCCCTTATGTTGGAGAGATGAAGGCTGCCATGCTGAGGCTCAACCCGGAGGCGGTAATGGTTGATGTCAGCCATTCAATAACCCGGCATTCCGTTCTTGAGGGCTCGTTTGTGATGGAGCAGGTGGTTAAGTACTCCCCCGAGGGGACGGTTCATGTTGGCGTTATAGACCCCGGCGTTGGAACCGAGAGGCGGGCGGTTATAATCGAAGGCGAGCAGTTCCTCGTCGTGCCGGACAACGGCCTGGCCACGCTTCCGCTCAAGCACATCAAGGCGAGGAAAGCCTGGGAGATAGACTTCGAGAAGGTGAAGCGCTTCACCAAGTGGGAGATAAGCTCGACCTTCCATGGGAGGGACGTTTTTGGGCCGGTTGGTGCCCTGCTCGATGCATGGGTCGAGCCGGAGAAGCTCGGAAAAGAGATTCCTCTGGAAAGCTTGATTAGGCTGGACATCGAACCGCGCAGGGAGGACGACCTCTGGCTGCTCAAGGTGATCTATGTTGACGACTTCGGCAACGTCATACTGAACCTTGAGGGGTACGAAAGGCCCAGAGAAGTCGAACTGGTTGATTTGGGACTTAAGATACCCTATCTGGACACCTACGGCCAGGTGAAGCCCGGTGAGTTGCTGGCCCTCCCAGGAAGCCACGACTACCTTGAGATAGCCATCAATCAGGGGAGTGCCGCTGAAAGGCTCGGCCTGAAGGTCGGGGATGTGGTTAGGGTCAGGCTGATTTAG
- a CDS encoding MFS transporter, protein MRWSEIPREAKAYMLYHTLIAPGLIVWILFPLYLMETGYSVLEVGAFFTAVNIVAIPLTYLFGRLFNRWDIKKGLIAIDVLDGIAYVLYGLAKGAVAPLMLFVGRTVEKLSTVLYPLYRAYEQIIYPEDKYEEIFAWHLRLPEIARLITFPIMGYVLGYVYPGPGSYRWAFIFFGLFSAVTVAYIWFFLPSVGREERITPEGFTFKVGEFKVLLAFEALLTLAWSLAPELVLINYVVFVLHRTVFEVTLIACASSLASILGTYASERVPKGRGFQAIGVGMFINAFYALVMALSPPFWLALAVYALGDFGNTFWFPFYRSWMFKLIPKEKASEFHAAISSYRKLLGLFTPFVAGALASVHATLPYAVSLGLFLVAGVMFWWLAGKRQRALRRLKRGYGIRN, encoded by the coding sequence ATGCGCTGGAGCGAGATCCCGAGGGAAGCCAAGGCTTACATGCTCTACCACACTCTCATCGCTCCCGGCCTGATAGTCTGGATACTCTTCCCGCTCTACCTCATGGAGACCGGCTACTCCGTCCTTGAGGTCGGGGCGTTCTTCACCGCTGTCAACATCGTCGCGATTCCCCTAACGTACCTCTTCGGCCGGCTCTTCAACCGCTGGGACATCAAGAAGGGTCTCATCGCGATAGACGTACTCGACGGCATCGCCTACGTTTTGTATGGCCTTGCGAAGGGCGCAGTTGCTCCTCTCATGCTCTTCGTCGGAAGGACTGTGGAAAAGCTCTCAACGGTCCTCTATCCTCTCTACCGCGCATACGAGCAGATCATCTATCCGGAAGATAAGTACGAGGAGATATTCGCCTGGCACCTCCGTCTGCCGGAGATAGCGCGCTTAATAACCTTCCCCATCATGGGCTACGTCCTCGGCTACGTCTATCCAGGCCCGGGGAGTTACCGCTGGGCGTTCATATTCTTCGGCCTTTTCTCTGCCGTGACCGTTGCCTACATCTGGTTCTTCCTGCCTTCGGTCGGCAGGGAGGAGAGGATAACTCCAGAGGGCTTCACGTTTAAGGTCGGGGAGTTTAAAGTTCTCCTCGCCTTCGAGGCCCTGCTAACGCTCGCCTGGTCATTGGCTCCAGAGCTGGTGCTCATCAACTACGTCGTCTTCGTTCTCCACAGGACGGTATTCGAGGTTACTCTGATAGCCTGCGCGAGCAGTCTCGCCTCGATACTCGGCACCTACGCCAGCGAGAGGGTTCCGAAGGGGAGAGGCTTCCAGGCCATCGGCGTGGGCATGTTCATAAACGCCTTCTACGCTCTCGTGATGGCGCTTTCACCGCCCTTCTGGCTGGCGCTGGCGGTGTATGCCCTCGGCGACTTCGGCAACACATTCTGGTTCCCCTTCTACCGCTCCTGGATGTTCAAGTTAATTCCAAAGGAGAAGGCCAGCGAGTTCCACGCGGCGATATCGAGCTACCGGAAGCTCCTCGGCCTCTTCACGCCCTTTGTTGCCGGCGCTCTGGCGAGCGTCCACGCGACGCTGCCATATGCGGTTAGCTTGGGGCTGTTTTTGGTGGCTGGAGTGATGTTCTGGTGGCTGGCGGGGAAACGCCAGAGAGCCCTAAGGAGATTGAAAAGAGGGTACGGGATTAGAAACTAA
- a CDS encoding GNAT family N-acetyltransferase: protein MEIVRLDEEHLPDFQELYIEFFKELRGKQGWRPDEEESYRKEAESYFRRGDVIFLAYEREPAGFVRLSSREGCFWIEELFVKPEFRGRGIGRALVERAEEYVKKHDDALYLFVLPQDKDAITFWKRLGYDTINTVELVKDLKPSGRTAFHAVELLGERFRIFRWRGEKFTEEERRFMELLEEFYRKGGTREEFLRLVNRALEGWLE, encoded by the coding sequence ATGGAAATAGTTCGCCTCGATGAGGAACACCTTCCGGATTTCCAGGAGCTCTACATCGAATTCTTCAAGGAGCTCAGGGGGAAGCAGGGCTGGAGGCCAGACGAGGAGGAAAGTTATAGGAAGGAAGCGGAGAGCTATTTCAGGCGTGGCGACGTTATCTTCCTCGCCTACGAAAGAGAACCAGCGGGCTTCGTACGGCTCTCCTCCCGCGAAGGTTGCTTCTGGATTGAAGAGCTCTTTGTGAAACCTGAGTTCAGGGGACGGGGCATAGGAAGGGCGCTCGTCGAGAGGGCAGAAGAATACGTAAAAAAGCACGACGATGCTCTCTACCTCTTCGTCCTGCCCCAAGATAAAGATGCCATAACCTTCTGGAAGAGGCTCGGCTACGACACCATAAACACCGTCGAGCTCGTGAAGGACCTCAAGCCCTCGGGGCGCACGGCCTTTCACGCCGTCGAGCTTCTTGGCGAGCGCTTTAGAATTTTCCGCTGGAGGGGCGAGAAGTTCACCGAGGAAGAGAGACGCTTCATGGAGCTTTTGGAAGAGTTCTACAGAAAGGGTGGAACCAGGGAGGAGTTCCTGAGGCTGGTCAACAGGGCCCTAGAAGGGTGGCTGGAGTGA
- a CDS encoding tRNA (cytidine(56)-2'-O)-methyltransferase — protein MIAVLRLGHRPERDKRITTHVALTARAFGADKIIIAAEEDEHVKESVEDVVRRWGGPFEIEFNPSWKRIMREWKERGGVIVHLTMYGVHIDDAMPRIRDELKGGRDVLVVVGAEKVPRDVYDIADYNVGVGNQPHSEVAALAVFLDRLLEGEGLRKSFENAKLKIIPQERGKKIIELE, from the coding sequence ATGATAGCGGTTCTAAGGCTCGGACACAGACCTGAGAGGGACAAGCGGATAACCACCCACGTGGCACTGACGGCGAGGGCCTTTGGGGCCGATAAAATAATCATTGCGGCCGAAGAAGATGAGCACGTCAAGGAGAGCGTCGAGGACGTTGTCCGGAGATGGGGAGGGCCCTTTGAGATAGAGTTCAATCCAAGCTGGAAGAGGATTATGAGGGAATGGAAGGAACGGGGAGGTGTGATAGTCCACCTCACGATGTACGGGGTTCACATCGACGACGCCATGCCAAGAATCAGGGACGAGCTGAAGGGTGGCCGGGACGTTCTCGTCGTAGTCGGTGCCGAGAAGGTGCCCAGGGACGTCTACGATATCGCCGATTACAACGTCGGCGTTGGGAACCAGCCCCACAGCGAGGTCGCAGCCCTAGCGGTCTTTCTGGACAGGCTCCTGGAGGGTGAAGGCCTGAGGAAGAGCTTTGAGAACGCGAAGCTGAAAATAATCCCCCAGGAGAGGGGCAAAAAGATAATCGAGCTGGAGTGA
- a CDS encoding ASCH domain-containing protein, with protein sequence MRHLEFDGRYAEAILSGRKRATVRLGRKPNLKSGDEVLIHSGGRVIAKAVIERVESKTVGGLTDEDAHLDGFSSREELIRALKSHYKYVNDDSKAHVIVFRIVEKFDKPVMSSDYAYGGNLPVEIAEKALEHLDLSDEDRELLELFLKAGSLRKAAYRLGGMNKRYLIRDALRRAYEELKRRGIMGPKV encoded by the coding sequence ATGAGGCACCTGGAGTTCGATGGACGCTACGCTGAGGCTATACTGAGCGGAAGAAAAAGGGCAACGGTGAGGCTTGGAAGAAAGCCGAACCTCAAATCCGGCGACGAGGTTCTCATACATTCTGGGGGCCGTGTTATAGCGAAGGCGGTTATCGAGAGGGTCGAAAGCAAAACCGTCGGCGGGCTTACCGATGAGGACGCCCATCTGGACGGATTTTCGAGCAGGGAGGAGCTGATAAGGGCCCTCAAAAGCCACTACAAGTACGTTAACGACGACTCAAAGGCTCACGTTATAGTCTTTCGCATCGTGGAGAAGTTTGACAAACCTGTTATGAGCTCGGACTACGCCTACGGGGGCAACCTGCCGGTGGAGATAGCCGAAAAGGCCCTTGAGCACCTCGACCTCTCCGACGAGGACAGGGAACTCCTTGAACTTTTCCTCAAAGCTGGAAGCCTGAGAAAAGCAGCTTACAGGCTCGGTGGCATGAACAAGAGGTACCTGATTAGGGACGCTCTCAGGAGGGCCTACGAGGAGCTGAAAAGGAGGGGAATTATGGGGCCGAAGGTTTGA
- a CDS encoding transglutaminase-like domain-containing protein: MKMKKAILVPLLILIVVASGCLFKPPAEVRFSVDRTLVRPGGTIHVMILVNNTGKVGLTGATLVLGDDSFQILQEPKFPEILPVGDAVQLVWILKAPMKPGVYNLKLSLELTDELKRSWTGFYGQFRITVSSEAGPSDEVEVSVEAPRIIGGGETANLTVIIKNKLDVPVELRDLSFNLFNGMKVVSATALPATVDGKGEVRVGYTVKAPYAYREGYISVILKYAISGAEGSTVESFSMKVVWRPWNQSSEVLREAYGLKYHWVTDGYIVDGYWTERYNSTSEFNRTEFRNLTLKIIGDSESELQAAEAIYEWMMRTYSLGDTTSSLEPSKILQQDRISYAEAQILIAAMLRSVEVPARIITLSNGTDCTARPITEFYTADGWYVIDIRHGFVGSIDEYIASPYFPKIYQLVTRDGYRIVAQAPATLKGHEHVDVTGDFLANLEDRLLKIVNERLNPELRSKLMIVMNNLDENERLYALFIFASAPSEDDLNRVLSEYSTGKIEQDVKTMYEFYKDMAWRDDFTRYWKIFAGEV; encoded by the coding sequence ATGAAAATGAAAAAAGCTATCCTGGTTCCTCTCCTCATTCTCATAGTGGTGGCCTCGGGATGCCTCTTCAAACCACCGGCTGAGGTGAGGTTCTCCGTTGACAGAACCCTTGTACGGCCGGGCGGAACGATTCACGTGATGATCCTTGTCAACAACACCGGCAAGGTTGGCCTCACCGGTGCGACGCTTGTTCTGGGTGATGACAGCTTCCAGATACTCCAGGAGCCGAAGTTTCCGGAGATACTCCCTGTAGGAGATGCGGTGCAGCTTGTCTGGATTCTGAAGGCACCGATGAAGCCCGGGGTCTACAACCTGAAGCTGTCCCTTGAGCTTACAGACGAGCTCAAACGCTCCTGGACTGGGTTTTACGGGCAGTTCAGGATAACGGTATCGAGCGAGGCCGGGCCCTCTGATGAGGTTGAGGTCAGCGTAGAGGCGCCCAGGATAATCGGCGGTGGAGAAACCGCAAACCTAACGGTAATCATCAAAAACAAGCTCGACGTCCCGGTGGAACTCCGTGACCTCAGCTTCAACCTGTTCAACGGCATGAAGGTCGTAAGTGCCACAGCCCTTCCCGCAACGGTTGACGGAAAAGGGGAGGTCAGGGTGGGCTACACGGTAAAGGCACCCTACGCCTACCGCGAGGGGTACATCTCGGTGATCCTCAAGTACGCGATAAGCGGGGCCGAGGGCAGTACCGTTGAGAGCTTTTCGATGAAGGTCGTGTGGAGGCCCTGGAACCAGAGCAGTGAAGTCCTCAGGGAGGCCTACGGTCTGAAGTACCACTGGGTAACCGACGGATACATAGTTGACGGCTACTGGACGGAGCGCTACAACTCAACGTCAGAGTTTAACAGGACCGAGTTCAGGAACCTCACCCTTAAGATAATAGGGGACTCCGAATCCGAGTTACAGGCCGCGGAGGCAATATACGAATGGATGATGAGAACATATTCCCTGGGTGATACGACCTCCAGCCTCGAACCTTCAAAGATACTCCAGCAGGACAGGATAAGCTACGCCGAGGCACAGATACTGATCGCCGCCATGCTCCGCTCGGTGGAGGTTCCGGCAAGGATAATAACGCTCTCGAACGGAACAGACTGTACAGCGAGGCCCATTACGGAGTTCTACACCGCCGACGGCTGGTACGTCATAGATATCAGGCACGGGTTCGTCGGCTCGATTGACGAGTACATCGCCAGCCCGTACTTTCCGAAGATATATCAGCTCGTGACAAGGGATGGATACAGGATAGTCGCCCAGGCCCCGGCCACTCTGAAAGGGCACGAACACGTCGATGTCACAGGGGATTTCCTCGCGAACCTGGAGGACAGGCTCCTCAAGATTGTGAATGAGAGGTTGAACCCCGAGCTCCGCTCAAAGCTCATGATAGTCATGAACAATCTAGATGAGAACGAGAGGCTCTACGCCCTCTTCATCTTTGCCTCAGCACCCAGCGAAGATGACCTGAACAGGGTGCTGAGCGAGTACAGCACAGGTAAGATAGAGCAAGACGTAAAAACCATGTATGAGTTCTACAAGGACATGGCCTGGAGGGACGACTTCACCAGATACTGGAAGATATTTGCGGGGGAGGTGTGA
- a CDS encoding A24 family peptidase C-terminal domain-containing protein — MDYVPLILGLVMGAVTSYTDMKTGFVFDNHIFPTLTLIGKLLGWEEGEEEEEGLPRWVPKLIIPAVEVGIIYYLYLGISRGDALLAASGFIGLVLGFVLGLLLYYIGAWASGDAVILAGFSALLPYAPATASIVAPYTVGYPLYPLTILLNSIIAVFPFIFVYAFGVLIVRRKFVELREIFIDRAGLTLEVSLWIMAAIGLRLIIYEVTGVSIVGLWSWVFTIAMIYVLGKFRRVGDVIGVGVLAYLVYREPATAVGAFLKLLVVLYLFKVFLSLVKFMRTEVLMEEVTVEELREWDILGETVFEKDGKILRDRIDPFTRIKNAIMNADLGALHPDYGRVIASSSAEGLSREQIEELKRLVDEGRLENSFLRKKSMPFAPTLFLGFLISYFWGDMFWWIQLKVAGL; from the coding sequence ATGGATTACGTTCCCCTGATTCTGGGGCTGGTTATGGGAGCCGTTACTTCCTATACCGACATGAAGACCGGATTCGTTTTTGACAACCACATCTTCCCGACGCTCACGCTGATAGGAAAGCTCCTCGGATGGGAGGAGGGGGAAGAAGAGGAGGAAGGCCTTCCCCGGTGGGTTCCCAAGCTGATAATACCGGCCGTCGAGGTAGGGATAATCTACTATCTCTACCTTGGAATCAGCCGGGGGGATGCACTCTTAGCAGCCTCGGGCTTCATCGGGCTTGTACTGGGCTTCGTCTTAGGGTTGCTCCTCTACTACATCGGGGCATGGGCGAGCGGTGACGCGGTGATACTCGCCGGCTTTTCCGCGCTCCTGCCCTACGCACCGGCAACGGCTTCCATCGTCGCCCCCTACACTGTTGGATATCCCCTCTACCCCCTGACTATACTGCTCAACAGCATCATAGCGGTATTCCCCTTCATCTTCGTCTATGCCTTCGGGGTGCTCATCGTTAGGAGGAAGTTCGTCGAGCTGAGGGAGATATTCATAGACAGGGCTGGGCTCACCCTTGAGGTATCCCTCTGGATAATGGCCGCCATAGGCCTCAGGCTGATAATCTACGAGGTCACGGGGGTCTCAATCGTTGGACTGTGGTCGTGGGTATTCACAATCGCCATGATATACGTCCTTGGAAAGTTCAGGAGAGTTGGGGATGTTATAGGGGTTGGTGTTCTGGCATACCTGGTCTATCGGGAACCTGCAACGGCTGTGGGAGCGTTTCTGAAGCTCCTCGTCGTGCTGTACCTTTTCAAGGTCTTCCTCTCCCTCGTGAAGTTCATGCGCACCGAGGTTCTGATGGAAGAGGTCACTGTGGAGGAGCTCAGGGAGTGGGACATCCTGGGCGAGACGGTCTTTGAGAAGGACGGGAAAATCCTCAGGGACAGAATCGACCCGTTCACAAGGATAAAGAACGCCATCATGAACGCCGATCTGGGCGCCCTCCACCCGGATTACGGTAGAGTCATAGCGTCCTCAAGCGCGGAGGGCCTGAGCAGGGAGCAGATCGAGGAACTCAAACGCCTCGTTGATGAGGGAAGGCTTGAAAACAGCTTTCTGAGGAAGAAGTCGATGCCATTCGCTCCGACGCTATTTCTCGGCTTCCTGATAAGCTACTTCTGGGGCGACATGTTCTGGTGGATACAGCTCAAGGTAGCCGGACTTTGA
- a CDS encoding HAD family hydrolase has product MVRLIAFDLEGTLVKSISSWVELHKKFGTWEKGKEYAELFFAGKIDYVKWAELDASLWKGHTKDEIMEWANSVEYMDGAKELIEFLRENDFRIAILSSGLMCLAGRIAKELGVDYVFANELIFENGVVTGKVNPLVDFKSKGTILRELKEKLRPELTVAVGDGYNDLSMFKEADVSIAINPHEGVEGDHNVESLYEVMEIVRGLIEERGQ; this is encoded by the coding sequence TCGAGCTGGGTGGAGCTCCACAAGAAGTTCGGAACCTGGGAGAAGGGAAAGGAATATGCTGAACTCTTCTTTGCGGGCAAAATCGATTACGTAAAGTGGGCCGAGCTTGACGCATCACTCTGGAAGGGCCACACCAAGGATGAGATCATGGAATGGGCGAACTCAGTCGAGTACATGGATGGGGCAAAGGAGCTCATCGAGTTTCTGAGGGAGAACGACTTCAGAATAGCGATACTCAGCAGCGGCCTCATGTGCCTCGCGGGAAGGATAGCCAAGGAGCTCGGGGTTGACTACGTCTTTGCCAACGAGCTGATATTTGAAAACGGTGTCGTTACTGGAAAAGTCAACCCTCTCGTTGACTTCAAGAGCAAGGGGACCATACTCAGGGAGCTGAAGGAGAAGCTGAGGCCTGAACTAACGGTGGCGGTCGGCGACGGATACAACGACCTGAGCATGTTCAAAGAGGCCGACGTCAGCATAGCGATAAACCCCCACGAGGGGGTGGAAGGAGACCACAACGTTGAGAGCCTCTATGAGGTCATGGAGATCGTCAGGGGACTCATAGAAGAACGGGGTCAGTGA
- the pgsA gene encoding archaetidylinositol phosphate synthase: protein MVLNRYRENVKGYLEAIVRPLARAGVTPNQITVLGLLISLTGAYFFYRGEQVIAALVLLLGSLVDALDGTLARLTGKTSRFGAFLDSTFDRISDGAVLFGIALGNLADWRVAFIAFMGSYLVSYERCRAELAGSGRLAVGIAERAERLLIIIITALFGHVEYGIYAVAVLAWVTVLQRLYAAYQRLKE, encoded by the coding sequence ATGGTCCTCAACAGATACCGAGAGAACGTAAAGGGCTACCTTGAGGCCATCGTCAGGCCCCTCGCGAGGGCCGGCGTCACGCCGAACCAGATAACCGTCCTCGGCCTGCTGATAAGTCTCACCGGTGCTTACTTCTTCTACCGCGGCGAGCAGGTCATAGCGGCCCTCGTTCTGCTCCTCGGCTCGCTGGTAGATGCACTCGACGGAACGCTCGCAAGACTAACCGGAAAGACGAGCCGCTTTGGAGCATTCCTCGACTCCACCTTTGACAGGATAAGCGACGGCGCTGTGCTCTTCGGCATAGCCCTCGGAAACCTCGCCGACTGGCGCGTGGCTTTCATCGCCTTCATGGGAAGTTACCTGGTTAGCTACGAGCGGTGCAGGGCCGAGCTGGCCGGCTCCGGAAGGCTGGCCGTTGGAATAGCCGAGAGGGCCGAGAGATTGCTTATAATAATCATCACCGCGCTCTTCGGCCACGTTGAGTACGGTATCTACGCGGTTGCGGTTCTGGCATGGGTAACCGTTCTCCAGAGGCTTTACGCAGCATATCAGAGGCTTAAAGAGTGA